Genomic window (Candidatus Eisenbacteria bacterium):
GGTGTGTGAGACAGAACTGCGAGCGTCGGGCTGCTGAATGCGCGCTCAACACGTGCCCGCTAACTATGACAAGTCCCGCGTTAATGCAGACTACCCGGTGTGGGTAGTGGCGACGGCATGCATGACAGGGAGATTGACCGGAACACGGGAAGCCCACGCGATGAGGGCGTGAGACTCAACCGACAACCCGCGAGGGTCAGGTCGGGTACGTCTCGGGTCCATCACGAGAACGTCATTATACCAAATCGAGATCGATGCTAGACATTGCTGATCGGTCCATGCTATCGGAGGGACGAGGGCGGACATGATGGATCATCGGCGGTTCGGACAGACGGGTTTGCAGGTCCCGGCGATCGGCTTCGGCTGCTGGGAGATCGGCGGCGGCTACGGGCAGGTCGAGGAGGTGGAGTTCACCCGCGCCATCGGGCGCGCCATCGACCTTGGCATCAACTGCTTCGACACCGCCGAGGGGTACGGCCTGGGTGCCTCAGAGCGCGCGCTCGCGAAGGCGCTCGGCCGGCGCCGCCGGGACGTGATCCTCGTGACCAAGTTCGGCATCGGATACCGGGACAAGCCGAACATGCGCGACTCGAGCCGCGAGCGCGTCATGGCGTCGGTCGAGAACAGCCTGAAGAACCTCGGCACCGATACCATCGACGTCTATCTCATCCACTGGCCGGACCGCCGCACCCCGTTCGAGGAGACGATGCGGGCCCTCGAGGATCTCGTCCGGCAGGGGAAGGTCCGCTTCGTCGGGGTCTCCAACTTCAAGCGCGAGGAGATCGAGGCGTGCATGCGCGTGCGGCGCGTGGACGTCGTTCAGTACGGCTGGAACCTGTTCGACCGCCGGATGCAGCGCGACGTCTTCCCCTATTGCCGGGACCAGGGGATCGGCGTCATGACGTACGGGTCGCTCGCCTACGGCCTCTTGACGGGTACGTTAACCGAGAACGTCGACTTCGGGTCCGGCTCGGATGATTGGCGCGCCCGGCGGGGCAACCTCGGATCGATCACGGCCTTCCAGACGCTCTTCGGCCCCGAGTACTTCCCGCGGAACGTGCGCGCGGTGGAGGAGCTGAAGGGCGTCGCGGCGCGCTACGGCCGGAGCTTGCCGCAGCTCGCGCTCCGCTGGGCGACCTCGAACCCGGTCGTCAACACGGCGCTCGTCGGCTGCCGCACCGTCGCCGAGGTCGAGGACAACGTCGGCGCGCTCGGCTGGTCGATCAGCGAGGCGGACCTCCGCGAGATCGACGCGATCTTCGCACGCCACGGCGTGAACACCGTCCCGGACGGCTGGATCGACGAGGGCACCTGATCACGGAGTGGTTCGCGAGACGGTTCCATCGGAAGGAGGCAAGCCATGAGCGACCGCTTCGTCCCTCTGACGCCTCGCATCGGCGCGAAGGTCACGCTCGGCCGCGAGGACGTGCTGAACCCCGCGAACGCGGACGACATCAACGAGGCGCTCGAGCGCTACGGGGTCCTGGTGTTCCCCGAGATCGGTCTCAACGACGAGGAACAGATCGCCTTCAGCAACAACCTCGGCGAGATCGTCGCCATCGGGACCCGACGCCCGGATGGTACCCGGGACCCCGTGTACAAGATCTCGGTCGACCCCAAGGAGAACCCTTCGGGGGCCCAATACATAAAGAACACGATCGGCTGGCACATCGACGGCCTCTTCGAGGACGGTCCGCCGCCGCAGGCAACGCTGCTCTCCGGCCGGCGCCTCTCGGCGACCGGCGGGCAGACCGAGTTCTGCAGCACGTACGCGGCCTACGACGATCTGCCGGAGGCGGAGAAGGACTACTACGACATGCTTCGCATCGTGCACAGCCTCGAGGCGTCGTATCGCGCGACGCATCCGAACCCGACCCCGGAGGAGCAGGTGGCCTGGCGCAAGGTGGAAGCGCAACGGGACCGCATGGGACGACGGGGCGAGAAGGAGCATCCGCTCGTCTGGCATCACCGCTCGGGACGGAAGTCGCTCGTCCTCGGCATCGCGGCGGCCCGCGTCGTGGGCATGCCCGAAGCCGAGAGTCGCGGGCTGCTCGACAAGCTGAACTCCCACGCGACGCGCCGCGAGAACGTCTACCGGCACGAATGGACGGTCGGCGA
Coding sequences:
- a CDS encoding TauD/TfdA family dioxygenase translates to MSDRFVPLTPRIGAKVTLGREDVLNPANADDINEALERYGVLVFPEIGLNDEEQIAFSNNLGEIVAIGTRRPDGTRDPVYKISVDPKENPSGAQYIKNTIGWHIDGLFEDGPPPQATLLSGRRLSATGGQTEFCSTYAAYDDLPEAEKDYYDMLRIVHSLEASYRATHPNPTPEEQVAWRKVEAQRDRMGRRGEKEHPLVWHHRSGRKSLVLGIAAARVVGMPEAESRGLLDKLNSHATRRENVYRHEWTVGDLLMWDNCGVMHRVIPYDPDSGRLMHRTTLYGVEGIKGVEPFKAVERAS
- a CDS encoding aldo/keto reductase, whose protein sequence is MMDHRRFGQTGLQVPAIGFGCWEIGGGYGQVEEVEFTRAIGRAIDLGINCFDTAEGYGLGASERALAKALGRRRRDVILVTKFGIGYRDKPNMRDSSRERVMASVENSLKNLGTDTIDVYLIHWPDRRTPFEETMRALEDLVRQGKVRFVGVSNFKREEIEACMRVRRVDVVQYGWNLFDRRMQRDVFPYCRDQGIGVMTYGSLAYGLLTGTLTENVDFGSGSDDWRARRGNLGSITAFQTLFGPEYFPRNVRAVEELKGVAARYGRSLPQLALRWATSNPVVNTALVGCRTVAEVEDNVGALGWSISEADLREIDAIFARHGVNTVPDGWIDEGT